The genomic stretch GCTGCGGCGGCGGCGCTGGCCCTGGTGGTGCTGGGGGGAATGAGCGGCTGGTCGGTGCGCCTGTCGGGCATCGCCTCCATCCGCTCGCACCAGAAGCCGCCGGACAGCTACGCGAAGCTCGTCGAGGACACCGAGCGGAACATCCGCCCCGTCTTCTACCGGGACGACACCTTCGCCACGGTGCTGGTGGCCGACTATCCGAAGGACCACCTGCGCTTCATGAAGCTCAACGGGAAGATCGACGCCTCCAACGGCAGCGACGTGGAGACGCAGGTGGTGGCCGGCCACCTGGGCGCGCTCCTGCACGCGCGCGAGCCGAAGAACGTGCTGCTGGTGGGCGCGGGCGCGGCAATCACGGCGGGCAGCGTGCTGGCGCACCCGGTGGAGCGGCTGGACATGGTGGAGATCGCCCCGGCGGTCATCGACGCGGCGCGCCTGTTCAAGGACGACAACCGCAACGCGGTGGATGACCCGCGCACGCGCGTGCACATCGACGATGCCAAGACGTTCATGGCGCTGGCGGACCGCAAGTACGACCTGGTGGTGAGCGTGCCGTCCAACCCGTGGGTGGCGGGCGTGTCCGGCCTCTTCACGCGGGACTTCTTCCAGACGGTGGACCGGCACCTCGCGGACGACGGCGTACTGGTGCAGTGGATCCACACGTACGAGAGCAACGAGGAGCTCATCAAGCTGGTCATCCGCACCATGCGCGACACCTTCCCGCACGCCACCACGTGGCTGGGGCCGCATGACCTGGTGATGGTGGCCAGCCGCAAGCCCCTGGTGATGGACGCCGCGCGCCTGGCGGCCCGCATGGAGGCGCCCGAGGTGAAGAAGGACCTGTCGCGCGTGGGCATCGGCGACGTGTTCGCGCTCCTGTCCAAGCAGGTGCACAGCGAGGCGGGGCAGCTCGACTTCGCGGGCCCGGGCCCCATCAACACGGACGACCACAACCTGCTGGAGTACGCCTCGCCCATCGCCTTCTTCGTGGCGAACATCGACGTGCGGGTGAAGGACGAGCGCCGCTCGCCGGACGGGAGCTCGCGCCTGTTCATCGAGGACTACCTGCGCCAGCACCCGCCCACCGCCGAGCAGGCCGGCCGCCTGTTCCGGAACATGGAGCGCTACCACGCCGCGAATGATCCGCTGGTGCGGGGCGTGGCGGCGCTGTGGCGGCAGGTGGCGCCCGACAGCCGGGAGGCCGCGGTGGCCCTGGGCAAGTCGGCCCTGGCGCAGAAGGACCTCACGCTGGCCGCGTCGCTGCTCGAGCCGGAGGTCGCCAAGGGGGGCCGGGAGCCGGAGCTGATCGCCGCCTGGCTGCGCCTCGTCGCCGAGCGCGCCTGGGCCACACGCACCGTCTGGACGCCGGTGGAGGCCGCCCCGGCCCTTGCGCTGGGGCGCGAGGTGGCCCAGGCTCACCCCGAGGACGCGGAGCTCGCCCGGGCCGTGAAACAACT from Myxococcus stipitatus encodes the following:
- a CDS encoding fused MFS/spermidine synthase; protein product: MSLMARFPKNLVAALLFLSGGTALVYELVWSKYLGNVLGNSGQAHAVVLATFMGGLALGASVFGRTADRVKSPLALYGVLELGVALYALAFPYVLDGLGSLWLAVAPGVPDGWRVGPRLLVAALSLVVPTLLMGGTLPALVRHFADSLSGVQRELARLYAVNSLGAALGVFLAGTKLVPTLGLSASAKLAAGLNLMLAVAALLLARRHPPALAPGASAPASAEAADVVYPRAAVRAALVGVLLSGFTSMMYQVTWIRLLSIVLGASTYAFTLILTAFILGIGLGSFWLMTRARKVDPLRLFAWMQVGLVASLCVALPSYVRLPHLFRTAQWMLTRSVDTWPLFQLLTFGFCCLVLLVPTFFMGAAFPAVARVATAKVSEVGRELGGVYLWNTVGTITGSALGGLVLMPWWGMEGNFIAGVVSNLVAAVLAFHALPDRPASPAKALWPAAAAAALALVVLGGMSGWSVRLSGIASIRSHQKPPDSYAKLVEDTERNIRPVFYRDDTFATVLVADYPKDHLRFMKLNGKIDASNGSDVETQVVAGHLGALLHAREPKNVLLVGAGAAITAGSVLAHPVERLDMVEIAPAVIDAARLFKDDNRNAVDDPRTRVHIDDAKTFMALADRKYDLVVSVPSNPWVAGVSGLFTRDFFQTVDRHLADDGVLVQWIHTYESNEELIKLVIRTMRDTFPHATTWLGPHDLVMVASRKPLVMDAARLAARMEAPEVKKDLSRVGIGDVFALLSKQVHSEAGQLDFAGPGPINTDDHNLLEYASPIAFFVANIDVRVKDERRSPDGSSRLFIEDYLRQHPPTAEQAGRLFRNMERYHAANDPLVRGVAALWRQVAPDSREAAVALGKSALAQKDLTLAASLLEPEVAKGGREPELIAAWLRLVAERAWATRTVWTPVEAAPALALGREVAQAHPEDAELARAVKQLCDALPATACAPANTAVSAPAGP